One window of Bacteroidota bacterium genomic DNA carries:
- a CDS encoding tyrosine-type recombinase/integrase encodes MKTIHEAIKAFLFHCHYEKKLSSKTMKAYELDCKQFLNFLNQEKLAKELTLIDKHSIKSYLHHLKDVKPKTLRRKVATLKTMFNFLEFEDEILINPFRKMRIQIKEPKMLPKVMTLVEVKKILSHAQSEVGSEEYNIRSVRYKERARNQAILELMFATGMRVSEVCCLRPEDVDLKSGQIRIMGKGSRQRIIQICHEAVLHSLSKYETMFFKQARKKGCFFLNRRKSKLSEQSIRIMISKYSKKAGVEKHITPHTFRHSFATLLLEQDVDIKYIQQFLGHSSINTTQIYTHVNANKQKEILSVKHPRLLIAL; translated from the coding sequence ATGAAAACAATCCACGAAGCAATTAAAGCATTTTTATTCCATTGCCATTACGAAAAAAAACTTAGCTCTAAAACTATGAAAGCATACGAGCTTGACTGCAAACAATTTTTGAACTTTCTCAATCAAGAAAAACTTGCGAAAGAATTAACCTTAATTGACAAGCACTCTATTAAATCGTATTTACATCATTTGAAAGATGTGAAGCCAAAGACTCTTCGCCGAAAAGTTGCAACGCTGAAAACAATGTTCAACTTTCTGGAATTCGAAGACGAGATCTTGATTAATCCATTCAGAAAGATGAGAATTCAAATAAAGGAACCAAAAATGCTTCCTAAAGTAATGACTTTAGTAGAAGTAAAAAAAATTCTTAGTCACGCACAAAGCGAAGTTGGGAGTGAAGAGTATAACATTCGTTCTGTCCGTTATAAAGAGCGAGCCCGCAATCAGGCAATTCTTGAATTAATGTTTGCTACTGGCATGCGTGTTTCAGAAGTGTGTTGTCTTCGACCTGAAGATGTTGATTTGAAATCTGGACAGATAAGAATCATGGGAAAAGGTAGTCGTCAACGTATCATTCAGATTTGTCATGAAGCCGTGCTTCATTCTTTAAGCAAATATGAAACTATGTTTTTCAAACAAGCCAGAAAAAAGGGATGTTTTTTTCTCAATCGACGAAAATCAAAACTCTCAGAGCAATCGATTAGGATTATGATTTCTAAATATTCGAAGAAAGCTGGCGTAGAAAAACATATCACGCCTCACACATTTCGACATTCATTCGCAACGCTACTTCTTGAACAAGATGTTGACATTAAATACATTCAACAATTTCTGGGGCATAGTTCTATTAATACAACGCAGATATACACTCACGTAAATGCAAATAAACAGAAAGAAATATTAAGCGTTAAGCACCCGAGATTATTAATTGCATTGTGA
- a CDS encoding thymidylate synthase codes for MNQYETLLRNVLENGVKKADRTGTGTLSTFGNQIRFDLEEGFPLITTKKLHFKSIAYELLWFLRGDTNIKFLHDNSISIWDEWMQPGGELGPVYGYQWRSWPAPDGRHIDQLSGVIESIKKNPDSRRLLISAWNVADIEKMALPPCHVLFQFYVADGRLSCMMYQRSADMFLGVPFNIASYALLTMMVAHVTGYKPGEFVHALADTHIYLNHLDQVKEQLAREPRPYPTLKLNPEIKSVFDFKYEDLQLEGYNAHPSIKAPIAI; via the coding sequence ATGAACCAATACGAAACCCTGCTCCGAAATGTCCTTGAAAACGGGGTTAAAAAAGCTGATAGAACGGGCACGGGTACCTTAAGTACTTTCGGAAATCAAATACGGTTTGATCTCGAGGAGGGGTTTCCTTTAATTACTACGAAAAAACTTCATTTCAAATCTATTGCATATGAACTCCTTTGGTTTCTTCGGGGAGATACCAATATCAAATTCTTGCATGATAATAGCATAAGTATTTGGGACGAGTGGATGCAACCGGGAGGAGAACTTGGTCCTGTATATGGTTACCAATGGCGCTCTTGGCCTGCACCCGACGGAAGACACATTGACCAACTTAGTGGTGTTATCGAAAGCATTAAAAAAAATCCAGACTCCCGCCGATTACTCATAAGTGCATGGAATGTTGCTGATATCGAAAAGATGGCCTTACCTCCATGTCATGTACTGTTTCAGTTTTATGTAGCTGATGGACGACTTTCTTGCATGATGTATCAACGAAGTGCGGATATGTTCTTAGGTGTTCCATTCAATATTGCTTCTTATGCATTGTTGACTATGATGGTTGCTCATGTGACAGGATACAAGCCCGGTGAATTTGTTCACGCTTTGGCGGATACTCATATTTATCTTAATCACCTCGATCAGGTAAAAGAGCAGTTGGCTCGCGAGCCTCGTCCATATCCAACATTGAAACTAAATCCTGAAATAAAATCGGTTTTTGATTTCAAATATGAAGATTTGCAACTAGAAGGATATAACGCTCACCCATCAATTAAAGCCCCTATAGCTATATAG
- a CDS encoding Dam family site-specific DNA-(adenine-N6)-methyltransferase yields the protein MSEPQVIEDILQTKAIPFLRWTGSKKWLVSSCIDDFLPVNYNNYHEPFLGGGAMFFHLNPSKEVYLYDLNDELINVYSQLRDNIENVIKHLRTFANTKDEYYRIRSMKCRADHARAARFIYLNRTSFNGIYRVNPQGNYNVPYGKRTNVDIVTEENLHRVNSILQGVNIKQGEFSKALNNIRANDLVYLDPPYTVAHENNGFIEYNSKLFSWKDQEKLANMIKEIDRRGAYFILSNAAHFSIRKLYQGVGKIKSVSRYSKVGGRNKTRGVFNELIITNVKK from the coding sequence ATGTCAGAACCCCAAGTCATAGAAGATATACTTCAAACAAAAGCTATCCCATTCCTGAGATGGACAGGATCAAAAAAATGGCTTGTATCAAGCTGTATAGATGATTTTTTACCCGTGAATTACAATAATTATCATGAACCTTTTCTCGGTGGAGGAGCCATGTTTTTCCATTTAAATCCTTCTAAGGAAGTATATCTATACGATTTAAATGACGAATTGATCAATGTATATTCTCAATTAAGAGATAACATAGAAAATGTAATCAAACATCTGAGAACATTTGCAAATACGAAGGACGAATACTATAGAATTCGAAGTATGAAATGTCGTGCAGATCACGCAAGAGCCGCGCGATTTATTTATTTAAATCGAACTTCTTTCAACGGCATTTATCGTGTTAACCCACAAGGGAATTACAATGTTCCTTATGGCAAAAGGACTAATGTGGATATTGTAACGGAGGAAAATTTGCATCGGGTCAATTCAATTTTGCAAGGTGTAAATATTAAGCAAGGAGAATTTAGTAAGGCTTTGAATAATATTCGAGCTAATGATTTAGTTTATTTAGATCCTCCGTATACTGTTGCTCATGAAAATAATGGGTTCATAGAATATAACAGCAAATTATTTTCATGGAAAGATCAAGAGAAGCTTGCCAATATGATAAAAGAAATTGATCGTAGAGGAGCCTATTTCATTTTATCAAATGCAGCACACTTTTCAATTAGAAAATTATATCAAGGAGTTGGTAAGATAAAGTCTGTGAGTCGCTATAGTAAAGTTGGTGGAAGAAATAAAACAAGAGGTGTTTTTAATGAATTAATTATTACTAACGTTAAGAAGTAG
- a CDS encoding aminotransferase class I/II-fold pyridoxal phosphate-dependent enzyme has product MSADPSGWLDTYSCVSEDKSFPQEIQKYYSDFYSQLHHIKRDIIPLLSSWEKRELQPENLTLCHSATVGSAIALAFLIAKGIKTIILEAPFYFATFYQAETFGFKIIRVPSFLDQQFKLFIDPDLIKKNSPCAVFLTQPRTALGINQEVKDLLALSHVLGEQNYLIIDEATEQFFPSTLSDFNFAEYPNVIKIRSIFKGLGINGVRLACLIHHEKYRDQIAEEMEVMQGALDYYSLMLAAEMGKDVNRFSALLRAANNQVLKLRSKVDLQLKGTSCSVSPIVNGYIGSAVIKLRSELQRGEFLEYCARSRMPVIVGSSMGFARHKGFEFVRLNYFNREHHLLKGLEIMSSFESL; this is encoded by the coding sequence ATGTCTGCTGATCCATCTGGATGGCTTGACACATATTCCTGTGTAAGTGAGGATAAATCTTTTCCACAAGAAATTCAGAAGTACTACTCTGATTTTTACAGTCAACTGCATCACATTAAAAGAGATATTATACCTCTGCTTTCTTCTTGGGAAAAAAGAGAATTACAACCTGAAAATTTAACCCTTTGCCACTCCGCTACAGTCGGATCAGCTATTGCACTTGCATTTTTGATAGCTAAAGGAATAAAAACTATTATTCTAGAGGCCCCCTTCTATTTTGCCACTTTCTATCAGGCTGAAACGTTTGGCTTTAAGATCATTCGGGTGCCATCGTTCCTTGATCAGCAATTCAAACTATTTATAGATCCGGATTTAATCAAGAAAAATTCTCCGTGTGCTGTTTTTCTTACCCAACCCCGAACTGCACTAGGGATTAATCAAGAAGTCAAAGATCTTCTTGCTTTGTCACACGTATTGGGGGAACAAAACTATTTGATTATTGATGAAGCGACCGAACAATTCTTTCCTAGCACATTAAGTGATTTCAATTTTGCCGAATATCCTAACGTGATAAAAATAAGGAGCATTTTTAAGGGTCTTGGAATTAATGGAGTGCGTTTGGCATGTCTTATACACCACGAAAAATATAGAGATCAGATCGCTGAAGAAATGGAGGTCATGCAAGGGGCTTTGGATTATTATAGTCTAATGTTAGCGGCGGAAATGGGCAAAGACGTAAACAGATTTTCGGCGCTTCTTCGTGCAGCAAATAATCAGGTTTTGAAACTTCGCAGTAAAGTAGACTTGCAGCTGAAAGGAACAAGCTGTTCTGTATCTCCGATCGTCAACGGGTATATTGGATCTGCAGTAATTAAGTTGCGCTCGGAATTACAGAGAGGTGAATTTTTAGAATATTGTGCCCGATCCAGAATGCCAGTAATTGTTGGATCAAGTATGGGGTTTGCGAGACATAAAGGATTTGAATTTGTTCGTCTCAATTATTTTAACCGGGAACATCATCTGTTAAAGGGGCTTGAAATAATGAGTTCATTCGAAAGTCTCTGA
- a CDS encoding metallophosphoesterase yields the protein METQEKISVINIAVMSDLHCYHPKDDKWPIDSYLTSNKLRSPSKDHPIQALLEILPSIVDSKIDYLLCPGDVANRADQQGFIDGWGFVLEIGQALKVDEIISTLGNHDVDSRHIGSTDIYTIAKGIKKGFPINEVSLCNEFWANGFTFVEKENVRILVINSVFFHHTQSEIDKGKVDPTQLEAIEKYLSNLNDDKLKLALCHHHPLPHERFKLGSGDVIVGGNELIDLLNKYKFDLLIHGHKHDPWLRYAPGSGSSVPIFSAGSFSATTNQILNGKRNTFHLVTLTKTENASYGKIKTWEYLPNIGWKLADSGDDGFPVHSGFGFKGKIVDLINDTDRVITKDFMDWEKFIKEVPEVEFLTPDECIEFRNSLEIRFNIITHPPLPNRPKIIGKPYNPSQP from the coding sequence TTGGAAACTCAGGAAAAAATATCGGTAATTAATATTGCAGTCATGAGTGATTTGCATTGCTACCATCCTAAAGATGACAAGTGGCCTATTGATTCATATTTGACTTCAAATAAATTAAGATCCCCATCGAAAGATCATCCGATTCAAGCATTACTTGAAATACTTCCATCGATAGTAGATTCGAAAATTGATTATTTGTTATGTCCGGGAGATGTTGCAAACAGAGCCGATCAGCAAGGTTTTATTGATGGCTGGGGGTTCGTTTTAGAAATTGGGCAAGCACTAAAAGTTGATGAAATAATTTCCACGTTAGGTAATCATGATGTTGACTCCAGACATATTGGCTCTACTGATATATATACAATAGCAAAAGGAATAAAAAAGGGATTTCCGATTAATGAAGTTAGTCTATGCAATGAATTTTGGGCTAATGGTTTCACTTTTGTGGAAAAAGAGAATGTACGTATTCTTGTTATCAATTCCGTATTTTTTCATCACACTCAAAGTGAAATAGATAAAGGCAAAGTTGATCCCACACAACTAGAGGCAATTGAAAAATATTTGTCAAACCTAAATGATGATAAATTGAAATTAGCACTTTGTCATCATCACCCACTGCCACATGAAAGATTCAAATTGGGTTCAGGCGACGTGATAGTTGGCGGGAATGAGTTAATCGATTTACTGAACAAGTATAAATTTGATTTACTTATACACGGACATAAGCATGATCCTTGGTTAAGGTATGCTCCTGGCAGTGGAAGTTCTGTTCCGATTTTTTCGGCAGGAAGCTTTTCAGCAACAACAAACCAAATATTAAATGGTAAACGAAATACTTTTCATCTGGTCACCCTTACAAAGACAGAAAATGCGTCTTACGGAAAAATAAAAACGTGGGAATACTTACCAAACATAGGTTGGAAACTTGCTGATTCAGGTGATGATGGTTTCCCCGTACACTCCGGATTTGGATTTAAGGGTAAAATAGTCGATTTGATAAATGATACGGATAGGGTAATTACAAAGGATTTTATGGATTGGGAAAAATTCATTAAAGAAGTACCAGAAGTTGAGTTCTTGACGCCAGACGAGTGTATTGAATTTCGAAATAGTCTTGAGATTCGATTTAATATAATTACTCATCCTCCGTTACCTAATCGACCAAAAATTATTGGTAAACCATATAATCCATCGCAGCCGTGA
- a CDS encoding pentapeptide repeat-containing protein yields the protein MKKGLTKEWKNLVEYPNGVTLNFTEIPGVMFNAKNVSNCSITGNMSRKHRLNHTNLISSRIENLNAKSVSFYNVDLKDCHINRSTFQNCNLNHASHNNNLLSNSHFSKCTFNQTAITLSDFRDCTFQECDFTNVIISDCRFFNCSFAKCTTSNKMIESSILLDCSFSYSRLEYETITGNFGIEASRCDNCTFVFRQRGDKKINLTEFTSELSKFQNTSNRIEEFRLAYFLKPSIISEPSDEVESLFVVNDWIGLSKNPNRFRLHIERLHEFLLYQFDQDKVRLRTLAQLFEVSAKLSDAFASKPEFIDLQRTSDGVFLSLERILEKYLDAAEDLLLDYEEAGYCRILVEGPLEKEYYYEKLRPLLDIAPVTFGKIVKHNSPNELYLHWEKIKDAWPYILFIFTTKFKVELNKLDVQTRKIRSKENNILRDNQMFKIENTGLNKSEALSFRLKTLLPGHHELSLVVQFSLPRYKQLMKTLKGWINFEPKS from the coding sequence ATGAAAAAGGGGCTTACTAAAGAATGGAAAAATCTCGTGGAATATCCTAATGGAGTAACACTGAACTTTACAGAAATTCCCGGAGTGATGTTTAATGCGAAAAATGTATCCAACTGTTCGATTACAGGTAACATGTCGCGTAAGCATCGCTTAAATCACACCAACCTTATATCATCCCGTATTGAAAACCTTAATGCCAAGTCTGTAAGTTTTTATAATGTCGACTTAAAGGATTGTCACATTAATCGATCAACGTTTCAAAATTGCAATCTGAATCATGCCTCACACAACAACAACCTTTTAAGCAATAGCCACTTCTCAAAATGTACTTTTAATCAGACTGCAATAACCCTGTCAGATTTTAGAGACTGCACATTTCAGGAATGTGATTTCACGAACGTGATCATTTCCGATTGCAGATTTTTCAACTGTTCGTTTGCGAAATGTACAACCTCAAATAAAATGATAGAGTCAAGCATTCTACTTGACTGTAGCTTTAGCTATTCCAGATTAGAATATGAAACTATTACAGGAAATTTTGGTATTGAAGCTTCAAGGTGCGACAACTGCACTTTCGTGTTCAGGCAGAGAGGCGACAAAAAAATCAATTTGACCGAGTTCACAAGCGAGTTATCCAAATTCCAAAATACGTCAAACAGAATTGAAGAATTCAGGTTGGCTTACTTTCTCAAACCTTCGATAATCTCGGAACCCAGTGATGAAGTGGAAAGCCTATTCGTTGTAAATGATTGGATTGGTTTGAGTAAAAACCCCAACCGATTTAGACTACACATCGAAAGGCTTCACGAATTTCTTCTTTATCAATTTGATCAGGACAAGGTTCGACTGAGAACCTTAGCTCAATTGTTTGAGGTGAGCGCAAAATTATCGGATGCCTTTGCAAGCAAACCCGAATTTATCGACTTGCAAAGAACATCAGATGGGGTTTTTCTTTCGCTTGAGCGAATTCTGGAAAAGTATTTGGATGCCGCTGAGGATTTGCTTCTGGATTATGAGGAAGCAGGTTATTGCCGGATTCTTGTCGAGGGACCACTTGAAAAAGAGTATTACTATGAAAAACTCAGACCATTACTTGACATAGCGCCCGTAACTTTTGGAAAGATTGTAAAACACAATTCACCAAATGAACTGTATTTACACTGGGAAAAAATAAAGGATGCATGGCCTTATATCTTGTTCATTTTTACAACGAAATTCAAAGTGGAGCTTAATAAATTAGATGTGCAAACGAGAAAAATCAGAAGTAAGGAAAATAATATTCTTAGAGATAATCAGATGTTTAAGATCGAAAATACTGGCTTAAATAAGTCAGAAGCTCTTAGTTTTCGCCTTAAAACTTTATTGCCTGGCCATCACGAATTGTCTTTAGTCGTACAATTCAGTTTACCCCGCTATAAGCAACTAATGAAAACACTCAAAGGCTGGATAAATTTTGAACCAAAGTCTTAG